Proteins encoded together in one Salarchaeum sp. JOR-1 window:
- a CDS encoding DUF2309 domain-containing protein: protein MTREDHYLASSIERAAENVGAVWPLHSFVTANPLSGFEDRPFHQAVAEAERLFGGRGYPSPDVFRRAWETGRIDPEALSSVLDDHGIDGGPETVLDELDAGAADASSETDSVSRAETDAEEAVDRVLSKWLTAFLDQGQAKWSMPNRDAGFYAAWREMAPHDSEIPDCESPSDLPESPIAALESVLSAHPQGEWETIFEHQLAALPGWTGFIKQRASDDDAPWQSSHPISLTEYLAVRLLVAERLDAPLLPDDHAEAGASEDVPLSELWLTAWERSHRERLLDAVSDADAEPEDGERGDDAGRPDAQFVFCIDTRSEVIRRHVESVGEYETYGYAGFFGIPMRYQGYDADAAGDACPPIVDAQHRITERPGQDTGEARERYDRRQGLLDAGRNVLKALKSNAATAFSFVENAGPWYGAALAARTLFPARVYDALHDADYAPAEREFCEPSIDYNPDAVHALREGLSFEEKVEYAENAFALMGWEEFARLVVFTGHASQTTNNPFGSSLDCGACGGNAGGPNARVLAAVCNDDDVRAELRERGFDIPVDTVFLAAEHDTTTDDITLFDGRVPETHADDLERVRSDLADARERAAAERTDAMTGDAEDSVRETERRAADWAETRPEWGLAGNASFVVGPRDLTADADLDGRTFLHSYDWRTDADGDALEAILTGPLVVTQWINNQYYFATVDNAVYGSGSKATQNPVGNVGVFQGNGGDLMTGLPLQSLYADADTPYHQPLRLTAVVHAPVDRVTDLLRDHDELTRLLDNGWIHLTVLDPEQENAPLHYQGDLEWNAPDEVAAAPPRQTVAADAD, encoded by the coding sequence ATGACGCGTGAAGACCACTACCTCGCGAGCAGCATCGAACGCGCGGCGGAGAACGTCGGCGCGGTCTGGCCGCTCCACTCGTTCGTCACCGCGAACCCCCTCTCCGGGTTCGAAGACCGGCCGTTCCACCAGGCCGTCGCGGAGGCCGAGCGGCTGTTCGGCGGCCGCGGCTACCCCTCGCCCGACGTCTTCCGGCGGGCCTGGGAGACCGGGCGGATCGATCCGGAGGCGCTGTCGAGCGTGCTGGACGACCACGGAATCGACGGCGGCCCGGAAACAGTGCTCGACGAGCTGGACGCGGGCGCGGCGGACGCGTCGAGCGAGACGGACTCCGTCTCCCGCGCCGAGACGGACGCCGAAGAAGCGGTCGACCGCGTGCTCTCGAAGTGGCTGACCGCCTTTCTCGACCAGGGGCAGGCGAAGTGGTCGATGCCGAACCGGGACGCGGGGTTCTACGCCGCGTGGCGCGAGATGGCGCCCCACGACTCCGAGATACCGGACTGCGAGAGCCCGTCCGACCTCCCGGAGTCGCCGATAGCGGCACTGGAGAGCGTGCTGTCCGCGCACCCGCAGGGCGAGTGGGAGACGATATTCGAGCACCAGCTCGCCGCGCTCCCCGGCTGGACGGGCTTCATCAAGCAGCGCGCGAGCGACGACGACGCGCCCTGGCAGTCCAGCCACCCGATCTCGCTGACCGAGTACCTCGCGGTTCGCCTCCTGGTGGCGGAGCGCCTCGACGCCCCGCTCCTCCCGGACGACCACGCGGAGGCCGGCGCGAGCGAGGATGTCCCGCTGTCCGAACTCTGGCTGACCGCCTGGGAGCGGAGTCACCGCGAGCGCCTGCTCGACGCGGTGTCCGACGCCGACGCCGAACCCGAGGACGGCGAGCGCGGTGACGACGCCGGTCGGCCGGACGCGCAGTTCGTGTTCTGCATCGACACGCGCTCCGAAGTCATCCGGCGGCACGTCGAATCCGTGGGCGAGTACGAGACGTACGGCTACGCCGGATTCTTCGGGATTCCGATGCGGTATCAGGGGTACGACGCGGACGCGGCCGGGGACGCCTGCCCGCCTATCGTGGACGCCCAGCACCGCATCACCGAGCGCCCCGGCCAAGACACCGGGGAGGCGCGGGAGCGCTACGACCGCCGGCAGGGCCTCCTCGACGCGGGCCGGAACGTCCTCAAAGCCCTGAAGTCGAACGCGGCGACGGCGTTCAGTTTCGTGGAGAACGCCGGCCCGTGGTACGGCGCGGCGCTCGCCGCGCGGACGCTCTTCCCGGCCCGCGTCTACGACGCGCTCCACGACGCCGACTACGCGCCCGCCGAACGCGAGTTCTGCGAGCCCTCCATCGACTACAACCCGGACGCGGTGCACGCGCTCCGCGAAGGCCTGTCGTTCGAGGAGAAGGTCGAGTACGCCGAGAACGCGTTCGCGCTGATGGGCTGGGAGGAGTTCGCTCGCCTCGTCGTGTTCACGGGACACGCGAGTCAGACGACGAACAACCCGTTCGGTTCGAGCCTCGACTGCGGCGCGTGCGGCGGGAACGCCGGCGGCCCGAACGCCCGCGTGCTCGCCGCCGTCTGCAACGACGACGACGTCAGGGCGGAGCTGCGCGAGCGCGGGTTCGACATCCCGGTGGACACCGTCTTCCTCGCCGCGGAACACGACACCACCACCGACGACATCACGCTCTTCGACGGGCGCGTGCCCGAGACGCACGCGGACGACCTCGAACGGGTGCGGAGCGACCTCGCGGACGCCCGGGAGCGCGCGGCCGCGGAACGGACGGACGCGATGACCGGCGACGCCGAAGACAGCGTCCGGGAGACTGAGCGCCGGGCCGCGGACTGGGCAGAGACCCGGCCCGAGTGGGGGCTGGCCGGGAACGCCTCGTTCGTCGTCGGCCCGCGCGACCTCACCGCGGACGCCGACCTCGACGGCCGCACGTTCCTCCACTCCTACGACTGGCGGACGGACGCGGACGGCGACGCCCTGGAGGCCATCCTCACCGGCCCGCTCGTCGTCACGCAGTGGATAAACAACCAGTACTACTTCGCCACCGTGGACAACGCGGTGTACGGGAGCGGGTCGAAGGCGACCCAGAACCCCGTCGGGAACGTCGGCGTGTTCCAGGGGAACGGCGGCGACCTCATGACCGGCCTCCCCCTCCAGTCGCTGTACGCCGACGCCGACACCCCCTACCATCAGCCGCTCCGCCTCACCGCCGTCGTTCACGCGCCCGTCGACCGCGTCACCGACCTCCTCCGCGACCACGACGAACTCACCCGGCTCCTCGACAACGGCTGGATACACCTCACCGTCCTCGACCCCGAACAGGAGAACGCGCCACTCCACTACCAGGGCGACCTCGAATGGAACGCCCCGGACGAGGTCGCGGCCGCCCCGCCCCGGCAGACGGTGGCCGCCGACGCGGACTGA